From the genome of Methanothermobacter sp., one region includes:
- a CDS encoding M48 family metallopeptidase — MTNKIKKLKFLHPSEYEHPLDRQALQILEGTPGLEKLTRKVLKHGIERLVRLQYTGSYIKVNENNFSRIHDILLEVCDTLYLKKIPELYIQRQYGINGFAVGSENPIIILTTRAVDLLTDDELRYLIGHEVGHIKSGHILYHTMALVIPVMGDIIGSMTLGIGGIVSTSLIFALLYWARMSEFTADRAGLLACQNDDATITAMIKMSGAPKKFFDQINKDIFIEQAKEFKGYDQNTLDKIGKMIMIIGSDHPWTVMRASEILKWIDSGAYESIIKKHSEEASEIEFKCHKCGAILVGNENFCGMCGARVWGR; from the coding sequence ATGACTAATAAGATAAAGAAACTAAAGTTCCTACACCCAAGTGAATATGAACACCCGTTGGACCGCCAAGCTCTACAGATACTTGAAGGGACACCTGGACTCGAAAAATTGACGCGTAAAGTACTTAAACACGGCATTGAGAGATTAGTGCGTTTGCAGTATACTGGTAGCTATATAAAGGTGAACGAAAACAATTTTTCTAGAATTCATGATATTCTCCTTGAGGTCTGTGACACACTTTACTTAAAAAAGATACCGGAACTCTACATTCAACGGCAGTATGGTATCAATGGTTTCGCTGTAGGGTCAGAGAATCCAATAATTATTTTAACTACACGTGCCGTTGATTTACTTACAGATGACGAACTACGGTATCTCATAGGACATGAAGTCGGACACATAAAAAGTGGCCATATATTATATCATACCATGGCGCTGGTTATACCGGTTATGGGTGACATTATCGGTTCAATGACATTGGGTATCGGTGGAATCGTGAGCACTAGTCTTATATTCGCACTTCTTTACTGGGCGCGCATGTCAGAGTTTACAGCAGACCGTGCAGGGCTTCTCGCATGTCAGAATGATGATGCCACGATCACGGCCATGATAAAAATGAGCGGAGCTCCAAAGAAATTCTTTGACCAAATAAATAAAGATATTTTCATTGAACAAGCCAAAGAATTTAAAGGATATGATCAAAACACACTTGATAAAATAGGGAAAATGATCATGATAATAGGGTCCGATCATCCTTGGACTGTCATGAGGGCATCTGAAATTTTGAAGTGGATTGATTCGGGGGCCTATGAGAGCATAATAAAGAAACATAGTGAAGAAGCTTCAGAGATTGAGTTCAAATGTCATAAATGTGGCGCAATTCTCGTGGGGAATGAAAATTTCTGTGGAATGTGCGGAGCAAGGGTATGGGGGAGGTGA
- a CDS encoding pyridoxamine 5'-phosphate oxidase family protein, with protein MVKLPEEAREMLNNAFCNKEKPLIWIATVDEGNPHLAPVCFVKVVDDDKLLVSINFASKTMQNIEKGSKIAMGSAVYYDGYMIKGTGKIIKEGEHFEETKRMVKERFGEKIKPQAALLVEIEEVYSLKPKPGSKRIK; from the coding sequence ATGGTCAAATTGCCAGAAGAAGCCCGAGAGATGCTAAACAACGCATTTTGCAATAAAGAAAAACCACTAATCTGGATTGCAACAGTTGACGAAGGAAATCCACATTTAGCCCCAGTATGCTTCGTGAAAGTCGTTGATGACGATAAATTACTCGTCTCCATAAATTTCGCCAGCAAAACCATGCAAAACATAGAAAAGGGATCAAAGATCGCTATGGGATCAGCAGTATACTATGATGGGTACATGATAAAAGGAACAGGCAAAATAATAAAAGAAGGCGAACACTTCGAAGAAACCAAAAGGATGGTGAAAGAAAGATTCGGAGAAAAAATAAAACCACAAGCAGCCTTACTAGTAGAAATAGAAGAAGTATATTCACTTAAACCAAAACCAGGAAGTAAAAGGATAAAATAA
- a CDS encoding AAA family ATPase — protein sequence MENNYSQLTVLSDKNEIKEAQEKLFDILTSRADKIVHGRVGFPGGSVAGKIYWISDLHFWYFNEYVDKSKSWYDPRLGKSRYWNAFGVNEPREDESSDILCEINSPPKGINRRVGGAFAKDPMGKYYLIHRGKLGGYGGYRKKDFIENYRGEWTTVIDGDRKTDVVVIGPLDDTLPEKIKDFLYEIKRIRSSKPVLRVIASKEEIKRAQEKLFKILKNRATEIVDPSSINFTWPEAKEAYWISDLGMWYINRLREGHHKNDFGTNEPGTFGKPVICEINIPLKGIDRRVGGAFAKDSNGNYYLVHRGNIRGLRLTREVYKGEWITVMDGDRESEVIFIGRLDDSLPEKIRDFVYETQKIKTSRYYGSFYEFVELGGFYFDSEVVENFLLSLKVKPFVILTGNSGTGKTKLAQLYGEYISDKDKRYLMVSVGANWTEKRHIFGYLNIMTGEYQSTPALDFIMKAAEDPDNPYLLILDEMNLSHVERYFSDFLSAIESGEPIPLHDDLDCNFPRKIKIPRNLIVVGTVNVDETTYMFSPKVLDRANTIEFNTINPQNYLKNQPRQKPKGDLEFLEDPLNHKTELNKIKDELAPIMDQLISELEFFYEELKDPGFDFGFRVVNEILSFMHAAWIYEGKPQEWDNWKRYFDAQIKQKILPKIHGPERLLRDTLQKLKEHCTGKFPESEKKLEEMEQTLKVQRYVSFIK from the coding sequence GTGGAGAATAATTATTCTCAACTTACTGTATTATCAGATAAAAATGAAATAAAAGAAGCCCAGGAAAAGTTATTCGATATTTTGACAAGTAGAGCAGATAAGATTGTTCATGGGAGGGTCGGGTTTCCCGGTGGAAGTGTTGCAGGAAAAATTTATTGGATTTCTGATCTTCATTTTTGGTACTTTAATGAGTATGTGGATAAAAGCAAATCATGGTATGATCCGCGCCTAGGGAAAAGTCGGTACTGGAATGCATTTGGGGTAAATGAACCAAGAGAAGATGAAAGTAGTGATATTCTATGTGAAATAAATTCACCACCCAAGGGTATAAATCGCAGGGTTGGAGGCGCATTTGCAAAGGATCCAATGGGAAAATACTACCTGATACATAGGGGTAAGCTTGGTGGATACGGTGGATACAGGAAGAAAGACTTCATAGAAAACTATAGAGGGGAATGGACCACTGTTATTGATGGTGACAGAAAAACAGATGTAGTGGTTATCGGCCCCCTAGATGACACATTACCTGAAAAAATAAAAGACTTCTTATATGAGATCAAACGAATAAGAAGCAGCAAACCTGTTTTAAGGGTGATAGCAAGTAAAGAAGAAATAAAAAGAGCCCAGGAAAAACTATTTAAAATTTTAAAGAATAGGGCCACCGAGATCGTTGATCCATCTTCGATAAATTTCACATGGCCAGAGGCCAAGGAGGCATATTGGATTTCAGACCTTGGGATGTGGTACATTAATAGGCTCAGGGAGGGTCATCATAAAAACGACTTTGGAACCAATGAGCCAGGCACTTTTGGAAAACCGGTTATCTGCGAGATAAATATACCTCTTAAGGGTATAGATCGTAGGGTTGGAGGCGCATTTGCAAAGGATTCCAATGGAAATTATTATCTTGTACATCGTGGAAACATTCGTGGATTAAGATTAACTAGAGAGGTGTATAAGGGGGAATGGATCACAGTTATGGATGGTGATCGTGAGAGCGAAGTTATATTTATAGGACGGCTTGATGACTCACTCCCAGAGAAAATAAGAGATTTTGTATATGAAACTCAGAAAATAAAAACTTCAAGGTATTATGGTTCTTTTTATGAATTTGTTGAACTTGGGGGTTTTTATTTCGATTCTGAGGTTGTTGAGAATTTTCTTCTCTCTTTGAAGGTTAAGCCCTTTGTTATTTTGACTGGTAATAGTGGGACTGGTAAGACCAAACTTGCCCAGTTGTATGGTGAATACATATCCGACAAAGATAAAAGGTATCTTATGGTTTCTGTGGGTGCTAATTGGACCGAGAAACGGCATATATTCGGTTACTTGAATATAATGACTGGGGAGTATCAGAGCACCCCTGCACTTGATTTTATAATGAAAGCAGCAGAAGATCCTGACAATCCTTATCTTTTGATCTTGGATGAGATGAACCTGTCACATGTGGAACGCTATTTCTCTGATTTCCTATCAGCTATCGAAAGCGGCGAACCCATACCACTACATGATGATCTAGACTGCAACTTTCCAAGAAAAATAAAGATACCCAGGAATCTTATTGTTGTCGGCACAGTAAATGTTGATGAAACAACCTACATGTTCTCGCCCAAGGTCCTTGACCGTGCAAACACCATAGAATTCAACACAATAAATCCACAAAACTACCTCAAAAACCAACCAAGACAAAAACCCAAGGGCGACCTGGAATTTCTCGAAGATCCACTAAACCATAAAACCGAACTAAATAAAATAAAAGATGAACTCGCCCCAATCATGGACCAGCTTATAAGTGAACTTGAATTTTTCTATGAAGAGCTTAAAGATCCAGGTTTCGATTTTGGATTCCGCGTAGTCAACGAAATACTATCATTCATGCACGCGGCATGGATCTATGAAGGAAAACCACAAGAATGGGATAACTGGAAACGCTACTTCGACGCCCAGATCAAACAGAAAATCTTACCAAAAATACATGGCCCAGAAAGACTACTAAGAGACACCCTACAAAAACTCAAAGAACACTGCACTGGGAAATTCCCAGAATCTGAGAAAAAATTAGAAGAAATGGAACAAACCTTAAAAGTCCAACGCTACGTATCATTCATAAAATAA
- a CDS encoding DUF2085 domain-containing protein: protein MRLKRISERARKKEIKFVLCHCLPERSFHYKGRKFPLCARCTGGLIGYFTLPIFHFEIIRPSILLITLLMIPIAFDSTIQLLEIRESNNFSRFITGFLGGCAQAALIVLLGKSIINFLH, encoded by the coding sequence ATGCGCTTAAAAAGAATTTCAGAAAGAGCTAGAAAAAAAGAAATTAAATTTGTTCTTTGTCATTGCTTGCCAGAAAGGTCTTTTCACTACAAGGGTCGAAAGTTTCCACTTTGCGCGCGATGTACAGGTGGTCTAATTGGCTACTTTACCCTACCAATCTTTCATTTCGAGATAATCAGACCTTCTATCTTATTGATAACTTTGTTAATGATCCCCATTGCCTTTGATTCAACTATCCAACTTCTAGAAATTAGGGAAAGTAACAACTTCTCAAGATTCATAACCGGTTTCCTAGGTGGTTGTGCTCAAGCAGCCTTAATAGTCTTGCTGGGAAAATCTATCATAAACTTCTTACACTAA
- a CDS encoding zinc ribbon domain-containing protein yields the protein MDNELVESGRKEIYCIECGEKVPDGLRFCVNCGTPVNRNALASSDKNLILCPACNLELPIGMRFCTNCGTKIGIVAGELFDECPNCGAVAKKGHRFCTECGESFDKITSTHISSALNMARSKRKNQRKTEEDREIINEDLSRRMQEVESKFLDVVDEIIGSASSIFKTKSGRNRRLNRKK from the coding sequence ATGGATAATGAGCTTGTAGAATCCGGCAGAAAGGAGATATATTGCATAGAATGTGGTGAAAAGGTACCTGATGGTCTTAGATTCTGTGTAAATTGTGGAACTCCAGTTAATCGGAATGCTCTGGCATCTTCAGATAAAAACTTAATACTTTGCCCGGCATGTAATTTAGAGCTACCCATTGGAATGCGTTTTTGCACAAACTGCGGAACTAAGATTGGTATTGTAGCTGGAGAATTATTTGATGAGTGCCCTAACTGCGGTGCAGTGGCTAAAAAGGGTCATAGATTCTGCACTGAATGCGGTGAATCATTCGACAAAATAACAAGCACACATATAAGCAGTGCCCTCAACATGGCAAGAAGTAAAAGAAAGAATCAAAGAAAAACGGAAGAAGATAGGGAAATCATAAATGAAGATTTAAGCAGAAGAATGCAGGAAGTTGAGTCCAAATTTTTAGACGTTGTTGATGAAATCATTGGTTCTGCGAGCAGTATCTTTAAAACGAAATCTGGGAGGAACAGGCGCTTAAATAGAAAAAAATGA
- a CDS encoding B-box zinc finger protein — translation MKCNKHSEKDAIAVCVDCGKALCEECRISLAGKNYCQECANKLAVEMQKPTQGVVKREVESEEGLDLVEAILICLFSPIAGLIAWLIWHDKKPKKAEQACIITVIVFVIGLIIYIILLLIGSSGYGY, via the coding sequence ATGAAATGCAATAAACATTCTGAAAAAGATGCAATAGCAGTTTGTGTCGATTGCGGGAAAGCTCTTTGCGAAGAATGTAGAATTTCGTTGGCAGGTAAAAACTACTGTCAAGAATGTGCCAATAAATTGGCAGTTGAAATGCAAAAACCTACTCAAGGGGTTGTAAAACGAGAAGTGGAAAGCGAAGAAGGACTAGATCTTGTTGAAGCCATCTTAATTTGCCTATTTTCACCGATAGCTGGTTTAATCGCTTGGCTTATATGGCATGATAAAAAGCCTAAAAAAGCGGAACAAGCATGTATTATCACGGTGATAGTATTTGTGATAGGTTTGATTATCTATATAATTCTACTCCTAATAGGATCTTCGGGATATGGATATTAA
- a CDS encoding DUF2357 domain-containing protein — protein MDQELRINFHAGTLRIKAGPTSHESKRTVNVNGYRVELINVPEVEKPGLEPIEYCPYFENLNEIMLLENTRYHILFDGEENAELFPFIGGSSFERLNFDLKENIVVGFLDFGSYAGKTFLDIKTKHGRESIPIEVRSKKINYYEDYPRMLADLSEEISSIILKSDSPIFQKFLVDESKAKTFYEDFIILEYLFRPENLPSAVEYINRNFYTRLKREVEIVPVALASNIDIGELPSVISEPANINADGSIKNLPRVYLEESPDTPENRFYKYFLESLHHLILRLLEDAPKGYIKDSLRSFLDEVSYQFSHDWLEDVGTLEHLPLNSQVLQKREGYRDILKYFFILDLSLRFTWKELEESFRGFEKRLSQLYEYWCYFKLIKILEDITGEKVNPLDIFKIDKWKVKIRWGDESVLKFTLNTSNDPINISLSYNRKFAEDTSCRSYSLPFKPDYSILVDIDDCTYFIHFDAKYRSKITSSDPQMEKRDREEELQRKYRAGDIYKMHTYKDAILHSIGAYILYPSDEEVIFPEYTDKIPSVGAFPLNPGKSEDEEKLKKFIKAIIMKIQRLNQD, from the coding sequence TTGGATCAGGAGCTCAGGATAAACTTTCATGCAGGAACCTTAAGGATAAAGGCGGGTCCGACAAGTCATGAATCGAAAAGAACGGTCAATGTGAATGGTTACAGGGTTGAATTGATAAATGTGCCAGAGGTTGAAAAACCAGGCCTTGAACCCATTGAATATTGTCCTTATTTTGAAAACCTTAACGAGATCATGCTACTAGAAAATACAAGATACCATATACTATTTGATGGTGAAGAAAATGCCGAACTTTTCCCATTCATTGGAGGCTCCTCATTTGAAAGATTAAATTTTGACCTTAAAGAAAACATAGTTGTGGGGTTCTTAGATTTTGGAAGCTATGCAGGCAAAACATTCCTCGATATAAAAACAAAGCACGGAAGAGAATCTATACCTATTGAAGTAAGATCAAAAAAGATCAATTATTATGAAGATTATCCTAGAATGTTAGCTGATTTATCAGAAGAGATATCATCGATCATACTTAAATCGGATTCACCCATCTTCCAAAAATTCCTAGTTGATGAATCCAAAGCAAAAACATTCTATGAAGATTTCATCATCCTAGAGTATCTATTTAGACCGGAAAATCTCCCATCAGCCGTGGAGTATATAAATAGGAATTTTTATACGAGACTTAAACGTGAAGTTGAAATTGTGCCTGTGGCGCTGGCATCAAACATAGATATTGGAGAACTTCCCAGTGTCATATCAGAACCCGCAAATATCAATGCTGATGGTAGTATCAAAAATTTACCCCGGGTTTATTTAGAGGAGTCTCCTGACACTCCAGAGAACCGATTCTACAAATACTTCCTCGAATCATTACATCACTTGATCTTAAGATTATTGGAAGATGCGCCAAAAGGTTACATAAAAGATTCATTGAGGAGTTTTCTGGATGAAGTGAGTTATCAGTTTTCACATGATTGGCTCGAGGATGTGGGCACACTAGAACATCTTCCACTGAATTCCCAGGTGCTACAGAAGCGTGAAGGCTACCGAGACATCCTAAAATACTTCTTTATCTTAGATCTTTCATTACGTTTCACATGGAAAGAACTTGAGGAAAGTTTTAGGGGATTTGAGAAGAGGCTCAGCCAACTCTACGAATACTGGTGCTACTTCAAACTCATAAAAATATTAGAGGATATCACAGGAGAAAAAGTAAATCCACTCGACATATTCAAAATAGACAAATGGAAAGTCAAAATCAGATGGGGTGACGAATCAGTGCTCAAATTCACCTTAAACACATCAAATGATCCAATTAACATCAGTTTATCATATAATAGGAAATTTGCAGAAGATACAAGTTGTCGATCATACTCTCTACCATTCAAACCAGATTATTCCATTTTAGTTGACATAGACGATTGCACCTACTTCATACACTTCGATGCGAAGTACCGGTCAAAGATAACATCAAGTGATCCTCAAATGGAAAAAAGAGATCGAGAAGAAGAACTCCAAAGAAAATACCGAGCTGGTGACATTTATAAAATGCACACATACAAGGACGCCATACTACACAGCATAGGCGCCTACATACTATACCCCAGCGACGAGGAAGTAATCTTCCCAGAATACACGGATAAGATACCCTCTGTTGGAGCATTTCCACTAAACCCAGGCAAAAGTGAAGATGAAGAAAAACTCAAAAAATTCATCAAAGCCATTATAATGAAAATACAAAGATTAAACCAAGATTAA
- a CDS encoding cysteine peptidase family C39 domain-containing protein, whose protein sequence is MSKVEMWITYFFLALALFIGFVNLAAIGLIKFPQHPHVKTDIVDGYVIHYQTTDYTRGPACLATAMAARGGNVTEPQIVEILGVKYEGYTPADLVKASKKLGYDAFLSDSPNPAPYEIIIIDDHDLGGEYYYQTSNGTQKIGHVPDVEYYYMVYGGVSPDGMAILIDPPRE, encoded by the coding sequence TTGTCAAAAGTCGAAATGTGGATCACATATTTCTTTTTGGCTTTGGCGCTCTTTATAGGATTTGTGAATTTAGCAGCTATTGGCTTGATAAAGTTTCCACAACACCCACATGTAAAGACAGATATTGTCGATGGATATGTGATACATTATCAAACAACTGATTATACCCGTGGACCGGCTTGTCTTGCCACTGCAATGGCTGCCAGAGGTGGTAACGTCACTGAACCGCAAATTGTAGAGATTTTAGGGGTGAAATATGAAGGTTATACCCCTGCAGATCTTGTTAAGGCAAGTAAAAAACTTGGCTATGATGCTTTCCTTAGTGATTCCCCTAATCCAGCCCCATATGAGATTATTATCATCGATGATCATGATCTTGGCGGTGAATATTATTATCAAACAAGTAATGGAACTCAGAAAATAGGTCATGTCCCAGATGTAGAATACTACTACATGGTATATGGGGGTGTATCCCCAGATGGAATGGCTATATTAATTGACCCGCCGAGGGAGTAA
- a CDS encoding tetratricopeptide repeat protein, with protein sequence MREGAHKRIAAFIGRICGLDIEEMKKGSVYPDKVATSFQRNLNPYRIDLGYPHHKNTAERIRTLIFQLRKDRLRGEISPFYFGVLTHFIADKWCYSSDRGNLHEEFERRLENVKIDPGWVHVDIMDASILDTIPYNYPFQVPGGELLESEAMMGAFQESLITVKSIIDDVYPPKEYWNYYIESKKSIKDNSTLYWLLTCLHPLFLLTAFLQMDIFAESDTIKRYAKIKERSFITNFLLGIFGCIIALGSPIFWLCILPIIGYFMAQNFKINRKVLKNIDWYIWDQQKIPSHNTQDSTILHEKSKICPNCGAENLETANFCIKCGQGMNIEAEELEKPESAEEWYEKGEDLIEKLEFQKALACFDKVLEIDSGLAPAWLGKGTSLTGLGKFKEAIKCCDKAIYLDPENAEAWLAKGNILHSIGKNEEALKCINKALKINPDNGEIWASKGMILALNEEFKEAMECINKAMELDPKNSSIWLSKATFYHKLGDYQEAIKCCEITIELSDQDEAVASALYYKGVVLADIEAFEEAIKCFEKVLEIIPTDPFAQEGLKILNEIKKSKMG encoded by the coding sequence ATGAGAGAGGGTGCCCATAAAAGAATCGCAGCCTTTATAGGGCGTATATGTGGTCTCGATATCGAAGAGATGAAAAAGGGTAGTGTATATCCTGATAAGGTGGCCACAAGTTTTCAGCGCAATCTTAATCCTTATAGAATAGATTTAGGTTATCCTCATCATAAAAATACTGCAGAAAGGATAAGAACTTTAATATTTCAGTTAAGGAAGGATAGGCTGAGAGGAGAAATCTCTCCTTTTTATTTTGGTGTTTTAACCCATTTTATAGCAGATAAATGGTGTTATTCTTCTGACAGAGGAAATCTTCATGAAGAATTTGAAAGGCGATTAGAAAATGTTAAAATTGACCCTGGATGGGTCCATGTAGACATAATGGACGCCAGCATACTTGATACCATACCATACAATTACCCATTCCAAGTTCCTGGAGGGGAACTTTTGGAATCAGAGGCGATGATGGGAGCTTTCCAAGAATCTCTTATCACGGTAAAATCAATAATAGACGATGTTTACCCACCCAAAGAATATTGGAATTATTATATCGAATCAAAAAAATCCATTAAGGACAACAGTACATTATATTGGCTTTTAACATGCCTACATCCTCTTTTTCTATTAACAGCCTTTCTACAAATGGACATTTTCGCTGAAAGCGATACTATCAAAAGGTATGCTAAAATAAAAGAAAGAAGCTTCATTACAAATTTTTTACTAGGCATCTTTGGGTGCATTATCGCTCTAGGCTCCCCAATCTTCTGGCTTTGCATACTACCAATAATAGGATACTTCATGGCACAAAACTTCAAAATCAACAGAAAAGTACTAAAAAACATTGACTGGTACATTTGGGATCAACAAAAAATTCCAAGCCACAACACACAAGATTCTACAATTTTACATGAAAAATCAAAAATTTGTCCAAATTGCGGAGCTGAAAACCTAGAAACGGCAAATTTCTGTATAAAATGCGGTCAAGGCATGAATATTGAAGCAGAAGAACTTGAAAAACCAGAGTCAGCTGAAGAATGGTATGAAAAGGGTGAAGATTTAATAGAAAAGTTGGAATTTCAAAAAGCTCTTGCATGTTTCGATAAAGTCCTTGAAATAGATTCTGGACTTGCCCCAGCATGGCTCGGGAAGGGAACATCCCTTACAGGTCTTGGAAAATTCAAAGAAGCCATCAAATGCTGCGATAAAGCAATATATCTAGATCCAGAGAATGCCGAAGCATGGTTAGCCAAAGGAAACATACTCCATTCCATTGGAAAAAATGAAGAAGCTCTTAAATGTATCAACAAAGCCCTAAAAATTAACCCAGATAATGGCGAAATATGGGCCAGCAAAGGGATGATACTTGCACTTAACGAAGAATTCAAAGAGGCCATGGAATGTATTAATAAAGCCATGGAATTAGATCCAAAAAATAGTAGTATATGGTTATCTAAGGCAACTTTTTATCACAAACTTGGAGACTACCAAGAAGCTATTAAATGCTGTGAAATAACCATAGAATTATCAGATCAGGATGAAGCGGTAGCCTCTGCATTGTATTACAAAGGGGTTGTATTGGCAGACATCGAAGCATTTGAAGAAGCTATCAAGTGCTTCGAAAAAGTTTTGGAAATCATACCTACAGATCCATTTGCCCAGGAGGGCCTGAAAATATTAAATGAGATTAAAAAATCCAAAATGGGCTAA